A window of the Cicer arietinum cultivar CDC Frontier isolate Library 1 chromosome 6, Cicar.CDCFrontier_v2.0, whole genome shotgun sequence genome harbors these coding sequences:
- the LOC101502782 gene encoding ATP-dependent DNA helicase 2 subunit KU80-like, translating to MARNKEALLLLLDVGPSMHSVLPEVEKLCSMLVQKKLIYNKYDEVGIVLFGAQDTDNELTTEVGGYQHVVVLKNTKVVDGDIVEALQQLPRGTTDGDFLDAVIVAMDMLIKKFGETNKGKKRLCLITNAQCPIKDPYKGTKEEQVTTIAQSMTAHGMRMESIIVRGKLTQDANKEIMDENDLLLNIFSKETSTRLLYVEDPISLFGALKTRNITPVTVFRGDLEFSPKLKIKVMVYKKTQEERFPTLKKYSDKAPQTDKFATHEVKVDYEYKSSEDPDKVVPPDQRIKGYRYGPQIVPISSAEWDAVKFKPEKGVKLLGFTDSSNVLRHHYMKDVYVFIAEPGNTKAMLAVSALTRAMKEMNKVAILRCVWRQGQGNVVIGVLTPNVSDRGNIPDSFYFNVLPFAEDVREFQFPSFSNFPASCQPNEQQLESAANFIKMLDLAPDGKKEVLLPDFTPNPVLARFFHYLDLKSKHPDAAVPPLDYTLRKITEPDTDLVLQNQSITDSFHRSFELQGNPLKKPRRLLREKISDEEGKENITAQPVANLIEYTSIKVEKIGDLTPVQDFEAMISRRDSPDWILKAIKDMKNKIFDLVEDSHEGDNYNKALECLVALRKGCILEQEPKQFNDFLKHVCKFCQEKSLQSFCEYLASKGLTLISKTEAIDSDVTDEEARSFLVKSESKEVIQEMLSSFGIDE from the exons ATGGCTCGAAACAAG gaAGCTTTGCTTTTGTTGCTTGATGTGGGCCCATCCATGCATTCTGTTCTTCCTGAAGTTGAGAAACTCTGTTCCATGCTTGTACAAAAGAAG TTGATCTATAACAAGTATGATGAAGTGGGAATTGTCTTATTTGGAGCACAAG ACACGGATAACGAACTAACTACAGAAGTGGGTGGATATCAACATGTTGTGGTTTTGAAAAATACTAAAGTGGTGGATGGAGACATTGTTGAGGCTTTACAACAACTGCCTCGAGGAACTACTGATGGTGATT TTCTTGATGCTGTGATTGTTGCCATGGATatgctaataaaaaaattcgGAGAAACTAACAAAGGAAAGAAACGTCTTTGCCTCATTACAAATGCGCAATGTCCAATAAAAGATCCTTATAAAGGAACAAAAGAAGAGCAAGTTACCACAATTGCTCAATCAATGACAGCTCATGGTATGAGAATGGAAAGTATAATTGTGAGAGGAAAGCTTACTCAAGATGCAAACAAGGAAATAATGGACGAGAATGAccttcttttaaatattttctcaaaGGAAACATCGACAAGATTGTTGTACGTGGAGGATCCAATTTCTTTGTTTGGTGCTCTCAAAACCCGAAATATAACTCCAGTTACAGTTTTCAGAGGGGATCTTGAATTCAGCCCAAAACTAAAGATTAAG GTAATGGTGTACAAGAAAACACAAGAAGAGAGATTTCCAACTCTGAAGAAATACTCTGATAAGGCTCCTCAAACTGATAAGTTTGCAACACACGAAGTCAAAGTAGATTACGAGTACAAGAGTTCTGAAGATCCGGATAAAGTTGTCCCTCCAGACCAAAGAATTAAAGGTTATCGCTATGGGCCTCAAATAGTCCCTATATCGTCTGCTGAGTGGGACGCTGTAAAGTTCAAACCGGAAAAGGGTGTGAAGCTTTTAGGATTTACTGATTCTTCTAATGTATTGAG ACACCATTACATGAAAGATGTCTATGTGTTCATAGCCGAACCTGGAAATACGAAAGCCATGCTTGCGGTCTCTGCACTAACAAGGGCTATGAAGGAAATGAATAAGGTTGCAATTTTACGATGTGTCTGGAGACAAGGACAAGGGAATGTTGTCATTGGAGTCTTGACACCCAATGTATCTGATAGAGGAAATATT CCTGATTCGTTTTACTTCAACGTTCTTCCTTTTGCCGAGGACGTGCGAGAGTTTCAATTTCCTTCTTTCAGTAATTTTCCAGCATCGTGTCAGCCAAACGAACAACAGCTAGAATCAGCAGCGAACTTCATAAAAATGCTTGATCTTGCACCAGATGGGAAAAAGGAAGTTTTGCTTCCTGACTTTACACCAAATCCAGTACTTGCG CGCTTTTTTCATTATCTTGATCTGAAATCTAAGCATCCAGATGCCGCAGTACCTCCTCTCGATTACACACTCAGAAAAATCACGGAGCCTGATACTGACTTGGTTTTGCAAAACCAGTCCATCACTGACTCGTTTCATAGGTCTTTTGAGCTGCAAGGAAATCCCTTG AAAAAGCCAAGGCGTTTATTGCGAGAAAAGATAAGTGATGAGGAGGGTAAAGAAAACATTACAGCACAGCCTGTTGCAAATCTCATTGAATATACATCTATTAAAGTTGAGAAAATCGGGGATCTGACTCCTGTCCAAGATTTTGAAGCCATGATTTCTCGCCGAGACAGTCCTGATTGGATTCTAAAAGCAATCaaggatatgaaaaataaaatatttgatctaGTAGAGGACTCTCATGAAGGTGATAATTATAACAAAGCTTTGGAATGTTTAGTTGCGCTTCGCAAGGGTTGCATCCTTGAACAG GAACCGAAACAGTTCAACGATTTCCTTAAACATGTTTGCAAATTCTGCCAAGAGAAGAGCCTTCAAAGTTTCTGTGAATATCTTGCTTCTAAAGGACTCACATTGATCTCCAAAACAGAAGCTATAGAcag TGATGTTACTGATGAAGAAGCCAGAAGTTTCTTGGTAAAATCTGAATCCAAAG AGGTAATACAAGAAATGCTCTCTAGTTTTGGGATAGATGAATAG